A region of Acidithiobacillus ferridurans DNA encodes the following proteins:
- a CDS encoding protein-L-isoaspartate O-methyltransferase family protein has translation MAASLLALSREVGMISPRTRGRMVLRLRADGIRDERVLDAMNRVPRHRFVAQALAGRAYEPVSLPIGYGQTISQPWMVARMMEAILEEREEVPGECWRSVQGLLTRPPCWRS, from the coding sequence ATGGCTGCTTCGTTGCTAGCCCTGAGTCGTGAAGTCGGCATGATTTCCCCGCGCACGCGGGGAAGAATGGTGCTCCGTCTGCGCGCGGACGGCATCCGTGATGAGCGGGTGCTGGACGCGATGAACCGGGTTCCGCGTCATCGCTTTGTCGCCCAGGCACTGGCGGGACGGGCCTATGAGCCGGTATCGCTGCCCATTGGTTACGGGCAGACCATCTCCCAGCCCTGGATGGTGGCGCGGATGATGGAAGCGATTCTGGAGGAGCGGGAGGAGGTCCCCGGCGAGTGCTGGAGATCGGTACAGGGTCTGCTTACCAGACCGCCGTGCTGGCGGAGCTAG
- the rpoS gene encoding RNA polymerase sigma factor RpoS — MINAIGDEDEDGGGPDASPISEQDEDAPEKIDGAEDFGETPDWDATRCYLREIGHSPLLTAEQEVTLGRLVQAGDQAARCTMIESNLRLVVKVARHYLNRGLPLLDLIEEGNLGLIRAVEKFDPERGFRFSTYATWWIRQNIERALMNQTRTIRLPIHVMKELSAVLRVTRCLAQTLQRDPTPEEVAEALDRSVDAVRDCLEMDGRVTSLDMPYGRGSDRSLADLVADTNAVGVEQRLENQSLSRQVHHWIATMAEKHRLVLLWRFGLDGTDGATLEEVGSRLGITRERVRQIQVEALLVLRQRIEAEGLAPEGLFG, encoded by the coding sequence ATGATAAACGCGATCGGAGACGAGGATGAGGACGGGGGGGGTCCAGATGCATCCCCGATATCGGAACAGGACGAGGATGCTCCGGAAAAGATCGATGGAGCGGAAGATTTCGGCGAGACGCCCGACTGGGATGCCACCCGCTGTTATCTTCGGGAGATCGGACACAGCCCGCTGCTGACAGCGGAGCAGGAAGTGACCCTGGGGCGCCTGGTGCAGGCTGGCGATCAGGCTGCGCGTTGCACCATGATAGAGAGCAATCTCCGCCTGGTAGTAAAAGTGGCGCGACACTACCTCAACCGGGGCTTGCCACTTCTGGACCTGATCGAAGAGGGCAACCTCGGGCTGATCCGTGCGGTGGAGAAATTTGATCCGGAACGCGGCTTTCGCTTCTCTACCTATGCGACCTGGTGGATTCGTCAGAATATCGAGCGGGCGCTGATGAATCAGACTCGCACCATCCGCCTGCCCATTCACGTGATGAAGGAACTCAGCGCGGTGCTGCGCGTCACCCGCTGTCTTGCACAAACTCTGCAGCGGGACCCGACGCCGGAAGAGGTGGCAGAAGCTTTGGATCGTTCCGTCGACGCGGTCCGCGATTGCCTGGAAATGGATGGCCGGGTGACAAGCCTGGATATGCCCTACGGCAGGGGGTCGGATCGTTCCCTGGCCGACCTGGTGGCAGACACCAACGCAGTAGGCGTGGAACAGCGGCTGGAGAACCAGAGTCTTTCCCGACAGGTGCACCATTGGATTGCGACCATGGCCGAAAAACATCGCCTCGTGCTGCTCTGGCGCTTCGGGCTGGACGGTACGGACGGGGCGACGTTGGAAGAGGTGGGCTCCCGCCTCGGCATTACCCGGGAGCGGGTGCGCCAGATTCAGGTGGAGGCGCTGCTGGTGTTGCGCCAGCGCATCGAAGCGGAAGGGTTGGCACCCGAGGGCCTGTTCGGTTGA
- the surE gene encoding 5'/3'-nucleotidase SurE, which produces MPRFLISNDDGYLAPGLAALAEAIKPLGDLEVLAPEQDRSGASNSLTLDRPLRMRTGLNGFHYLIGGTPTDCVHLAVTGIFAETPDMVISGINRGANMGDDVLYSGTVAAATEGRFLGLPAMAVSLAGRDCTHFSTAARVAAKLVTGVLSHALPADTILNVNVPDLPYDEIRGFEVTRLGRRHKSDMVIPAADPRGDPVYWIGPSGREADAGPGTDFDAVRRGYVSITPLDLDMTRYNFLEGLSQWLLRC; this is translated from the coding sequence ATGCCGCGTTTCTTGATTAGTAACGACGATGGTTATCTGGCACCGGGACTGGCGGCACTTGCGGAAGCGATAAAGCCTTTGGGCGATCTGGAAGTACTGGCGCCGGAGCAGGACCGGAGCGGCGCCAGCAACTCCCTCACCCTGGACCGGCCTCTGCGGATGCGCACCGGGCTCAACGGATTTCACTATCTGATCGGCGGTACGCCTACCGACTGCGTTCACCTCGCAGTCACCGGAATTTTCGCGGAAACACCGGATATGGTAATCTCGGGCATCAACCGGGGAGCCAACATGGGGGACGATGTGCTCTACTCAGGCACCGTGGCCGCAGCCACCGAGGGGCGTTTCCTGGGGCTGCCCGCCATGGCGGTTTCCTTGGCCGGGCGCGATTGCACCCACTTTTCGACTGCGGCGCGGGTCGCCGCCAAACTGGTGACCGGGGTGCTGAGTCACGCGCTGCCTGCCGATACCATCCTCAATGTGAACGTGCCGGATTTGCCCTACGATGAAATCCGTGGATTTGAAGTGACGCGCCTGGGGCGTCGCCACAAGAGCGACATGGTGATACCGGCGGCGGATCCCCGCGGCGATCCCGTTTACTGGATTGGCCCTTCCGGGCGTGAAGCAGACGCCGGTCCCGGTACCGACTTTGACGCAGTGCGTCGCGGTTATGTTTCCATTACCCCGCTGGACCTGGATATGACCCGTTACAATTTTCTGGAGGGCTTGAGTCAATGGCTGCTTCGTTGCTAG
- a CDS encoding Mth938-like domain-containing protein: MKLHLQRDTHRNVIHAYGPQGIVIHGENYGQGLLVGAEWLHSPWGPEHADALELSHFDEVVTRRPDIMLLGTGKHQHFPLELLRALRTAGLAVEVMDTSAACRTYNILLAEDRMVIAALLPPVA; the protein is encoded by the coding sequence ATGAAATTACATCTGCAGCGCGACACCCATCGCAATGTCATCCATGCCTACGGGCCGCAGGGCATCGTCATTCACGGCGAAAATTACGGACAGGGGCTGCTGGTCGGCGCCGAGTGGCTGCACAGTCCCTGGGGGCCGGAACATGCCGACGCCCTTGAACTCTCGCACTTTGACGAGGTCGTGACACGCCGGCCCGATATCATGCTGCTGGGCACCGGCAAGCATCAGCATTTTCCGCTGGAGTTGCTGCGCGCCCTGCGCACCGCCGGACTGGCGGTGGAGGTGATGGACACCAGCGCCGCCTGCCGCACCTACAACATCCTGCTGGCCGAAGATCGCATGGTCATCGCTGCGCTGTTGCCGCCCGTGGCCTGA
- a CDS encoding protein-L-isoaspartate O-methyltransferase family protein has product MLEIGTGSAYQTAVLAELGAEVFSIERIGPLQERATALLGRLGYRQVHLQHGDGSGGWPEKAPFDAIVITAAVPCALAPLYRQLCAGGSLVMPVEEGGGQHLQVSHWDGNAARVIALGSCHFVPLLAGTVSVASGECADDKRDRRRG; this is encoded by the coding sequence GTGCTGGAGATCGGTACAGGGTCTGCTTACCAGACCGCCGTGCTGGCGGAGCTAGGGGCGGAGGTCTTCAGTATCGAGCGTATCGGCCCGCTGCAAGAAAGGGCGACCGCATTGCTGGGCAGGCTGGGCTATCGCCAGGTGCATCTGCAGCATGGCGATGGCAGCGGCGGCTGGCCGGAAAAAGCCCCCTTTGACGCAATTGTCATTACCGCTGCCGTGCCCTGCGCACTGGCGCCCCTTTACCGCCAGTTGTGCGCCGGAGGCAGTCTGGTAATGCCGGTGGAGGAGGGAGGGGGGCAGCATTTGCAGGTCAGTCATTGGGATGGTAACGCTGCGCGGGTGATCGCGCTGGGCAGTTGCCATTTTGTCCCCTTGCTAGCGGGTACCGTTTCTGTGGCCTCAGGAGAGTGTGCGGATGATAAACGCGATCGGAGACGAGGATGA